Proteins encoded within one genomic window of Anastrepha ludens isolate Willacy chromosome 4, idAnaLude1.1, whole genome shotgun sequence:
- the LOC128861742 gene encoding uncharacterized protein LOC128861742 isoform X1, protein MSSGALPKTKRSKSSLQCSDWREEAKVQNSNSEFSFELKPKPKLTCIPENCSKFFSDLRETNCRKTQSMNVSKNTEIPEKSWSVLFIGSKSNLHAKNVM, encoded by the exons ATGTCCAGCGGTGCCCTGCCAAAAACCAAGAGATCCAAATCATCGCTCCAGTGTAGCGACTGGCGTGAAGAGGCAAAGGTACAAAATTCCAATAGTGAATTCTCATTTGAATTAAAGCCAAAACCGAAATTGACCTGCATACCGGAAAATTGTAGTAAATTCTTCAGTGATCTACG TGAGACAAATTGCAGAAAAACGCAATCAATGAATGTATCCAAGAATACCGAAATACCGGAGAAATCGTGGTCTGTTTTGTTCATCGGTTCAAAAAGCAATCTGCATGCCAAAAATGTTATGTGA
- the LOC128861742 gene encoding uncharacterized protein LOC128861742 isoform X2 has product MSSGALPKTKRSKSSLQCSDWREEAKVQNSNSEFSFELKPKPKLTCIPENCSKFFSDLRKTQSMNVSKNTEIPEKSWSVLFIGSKSNLHAKNVM; this is encoded by the exons ATGTCCAGCGGTGCCCTGCCAAAAACCAAGAGATCCAAATCATCGCTCCAGTGTAGCGACTGGCGTGAAGAGGCAAAGGTACAAAATTCCAATAGTGAATTCTCATTTGAATTAAAGCCAAAACCGAAATTGACCTGCATACCGGAAAATTGTAGTAAATTCTTCAGTGATCTACG AAAAACGCAATCAATGAATGTATCCAAGAATACCGAAATACCGGAGAAATCGTGGTCTGTTTTGTTCATCGGTTCAAAAAGCAATCTGCATGCCAAAAATGTTATGTGA